One stretch of Centroberyx gerrardi isolate f3 chromosome 13, fCenGer3.hap1.cur.20231027, whole genome shotgun sequence DNA includes these proteins:
- the clcn2a gene encoding chloride channel protein 2a has translation MYGRYTQELGVYAKEEAARLRDGGVRDGGGLRRTTSVRSRAADLLEYEKDPCAKCQMCASRCQKFLISRVGEDWIFLILLGLLMALVSWVMDYAIAFCQEAQKWMYGGLDSNMLLQYIAWVTYPVVLITFSAGFTQILAPQAVGSGIPEMKTILRGVVLKEYLTFKTFVAKVIGLTCALGSGMPLGKEGPFVHVASLCAALLSKFMAALFGGTYMNEMRNTEMLSAACAVGVGCCFAAPIGGVLFSIEVTSTFFAVRNYWRGFFAATFSAFIFRVLAVWNQEEETITALFKTRFRLDFPFDLQELPAFAILGIACGFGGALFVYLNRLIVECMRKQKTINKFLLRKRLVYPALVTLLVSTLTFPPGFGQFMAGQLTQHESLVALFDNRTWCRQGVAEEFDYISHSHAWKHPQVNVFITLILFIIMKFWMSAVATTMPVPCGAFMPVFLIGAAFGRLVGEIMAAMFPDGIHADGSVYPIVPGGYAVVGAAALSGAVTHTVSTAVIVFELTGQISHILPVMIAVILANAVAQSLQPSLYDSIIRIKKLPYLPELGMGHHEKYNIRVEDIMVRDVRYITLTSSYRDLQEVLLTGQLKTLALVESTDSMILLGSIERSQLQSLLSLQLGRQRRLEHLRQLAQDNGTHDHLPSLATDSTPSSPCAHTHAHINATTNANARQGVRFLVSTQQISTEESSSFSPAVSNVQLPLKSALKTVSAISDTETPNSSQTLSCADHEKELLEDSPEVEDDMTTTEIAEWEEQQLDEPVDFKNCKIDPAPFQLVERTSLHKTHTIFSLLGLDHAYVTSTGRLVGVVSLKELRKAIEGSVTVTGVKVRPPLASFRDSGNSTSVSEVTELHKLWIRHRGLSLPREPTPPDVEDQADLPYEEIPVDFSDQSNLQFETSPGDITNESSELVLQESPSFTEDQSEFTFECSPSHTDESELACDYDPSHHTPEPDQSEPLKEQGSPSLNKDQSELECEGSPTHNEDQSE, from the exons TGTGTGCGTCTCGCTGCCAGAAGTTCCTGATCTCACGGGTGGGGGAGGACTGGATCTTCCTCATTCTGCTGGGGCTGCTCATGGCCCTGGTCAGCTGGGTCATGGACTACGCTATCGCCTTCTGCCAAGAAG cacagaAGTGGATGTACGGTGGACTGGACAGTAACATGCTTCTACAGTACATTGCCTGGGTCACCTACCCTGTAGTGCTCATCACATTCTCAGCAGGATTCACACAGATACTGGCTCCGCAGGCTGtgg GTTCAGGCATTCCTGAGATGAAGACTATTCTGAGAGGAGTGGTGCTGAAGGAGTACCTGACCTTTAAGACGTTTGTGGCCAAAGTCATTGGTCTGACCTGCGCTCTGGGCAGCGGGATGCCGCTGGGGAAGGAG ggCCCGTTCGTCCATGTTGCCAGCCTGTGTGCCGCTCTCCTGAGCAAATTCATGGCTGCTCTTTTTGGTGGGACATACATG AACGAGATGAGGAACACAGAGATGCTGTCGGCTGCGTGTGCAGTGGGTGTGGGCTGCTGCTTCGCCGCCCCCATCGGAG GGGTGCTGTTCAGTATTGAGGTCACTTCAACGTTTTTTGCGGTGAGGAACTACTGGAGGGGCTTCTTTGCTGCCACCTTCAGTGCCTTTATATTCAGAGTCCTGGCAGTCTGGAACCAGGAGGAAG AGACCATCACAGCCCTCTTTAAGACTCGCTTCCGTCTGGACTTCCCGTTTGACCTTCAGGAGCTGCCAGCGTTTGCCATCCTGGG GATTGCTTGCGGCTTTGGTGGCGCTCTGTTTGTCTACCTGAACCGGCTGATTGTGGAGTGCATGAGGAAGCAGAAGACCATTAACAAGTTCTTGCTGAGGAA GCGCCTGGTGTATCCGGCACTCGTCACCCTGCTCGTCTCCACCCTCACATTCCCTCCGGGCTTTGGACAGTTCATGGCTGGACAG CTGACGCAGCACGAGTCTCTGGTCGCTCTGTTTGACAACCGCACTTGGTGTCGTCAGGGCGTGGCTGAGGAGTTCGACTACATCAGCCACTCCCATGCCTGGAAACACCCCCAGGTCAACGTCTTCATCACgctcatcctcttcatcatcatgaaG TTCTGGATGTCTGCTGTGGCGACCACCATGCCGGTTCCATGCGGGGCCTTCATGCCAGTTTTCCTTATTG GTGCAGCATTTGGCAGACTGGTTGGAGAGATCATGGCAGCCATGTTTCCTGATGGTATACATGCTGACGGCAGTGTGTATCCCATAGTTCCCGGTGGTTACGCTGTAGTTG gtgctgcagctctgtctggAGCAGTCACCCACACTGTGTCCACAGCGGTTATAGTGTTCGAGCTGACTGGTCAGATCTCCCACATCCTGCCTGTGATGATAGCGGTGATCCTGGCTAACGCCGTGGCCCAGTCGCTCCAGCCCTCGCTGTACGACTCCATCATCAGAATCAAGAAACTTCCTTACCTGCCTGAATTGGGCATGGGGCATCACGA GAAGTATAATATCCGTGTAGAGGACATCATGGTCAGGGATGTGCGCTACATCACTCTTACCTCCTCCTATCGGGACCTGCAGGAGGTACTGCTGACTGGTCAGCTCAAAACACTGGCGCTGGTCGAATCCACAG ACTCCATGATCCTGCTGGGCTCCATAGAGCGATCCCAGCTCCagtctctgctctccctccagctGGGCCGCCAACGGAGGCTGGAGCATCTCCGGCAGCTGGCCCAGGACAACGGCACCCACGATCACCTGCCCAGCCTGGCCACCGACAGCACCCCCAGCTCGCCCTGCGcccacacccacgcccacatcAACGCCACGACCAACGCCAACGCCCGCCAAGGGGTCCGCTTCCTGGTGAGCACCCAACAG ATTTCCACAGAGGAGTCTTCCTCCTTCAGCCCGGCCGTGTCCAATGTTCAGCTTCCTCTGAAATCTGCCTTGAAAACTGTGTCTGCCATCAGTGACACAGAGACACCTAACA GCTCTCAGACTCTCTCCTGTGCCGACCATGagaaggagctgctggag GACTCTCCCGAAGTGGAAGACGACATGACCACAACAGAG ATAGCAGAgtgggaggagcagcagctggacgAGCCGGTGGACTTCAAGAACTGCAAGATTGACCCCGCCCCCTTCCAGCTGGTAGAGAGGACGTCCCTGCATAAG ACTCACACCATCTTCTCTCTGCTGGGTCTGGACCATGCCTATGTGACCAGCACCGGACGCCTTGTAGGAGTGGTTTCTCtcaaagag CTGCGTAAGGCCATAGAGGGctcagtgacagtgacaggGGTGAAAGTGCGCCCCCCGTTGGCCAGTTTCCGAGACAGTGGGAACAGCACAAGCGTATCCGAGGTAACAGAACTCCATAAGCTGTGGATTCGCCACAGGGGGCTCTCATTGCCACGGGAACCCACCCCTCCCGACGTGGAGGACCAAGCAGATCTCCCGTATGAAGAGATCCCGGTCGACTTCTCGGACCAATCAAATTTGCAGTTTGAAACCAGCCCGGGCGACATCACCAATGAATCGTCGGAGTTGGTGCTCCAGGAAAGCCCCTCCTTCACGGAGGACCAATCGGAGTTTACATTTGAATGCAGCCCCTCCCACACTGACGAATCAGAGCTGGCCTGTGACTATGACCCCTCCCACCACACTCCTGAGCCGGACCAATCAGAGCCACTGAAAGAACAGGGAAGTCCGTCCCTGAACAAGGACCAATCAGAACTTGAGTGTGAGGGAAGCCCCACCCACAATGAGGATCAATCAGAATGA